One window of Solwaraspora sp. WMMA2056 genomic DNA carries:
- the rph gene encoding ribonuclease PH gives MARPDGRTHAQLRPVTLTRNWSMHPEGSVLVEFGETKVLCTASVTEGVPRWRKGSGLGWVTAEYAMLPRATTTRSDRESVKGRLGGRTHEISRLIGRSLRAAVDLKALGENSIVLDCDVLQADGGTRTAAITGGFVALHDAVSWLAGRNALAGKPDQVMRRSISAVSVGVIGGEPRLDLCYLEDVAADVDMNVVCTGDGDFVEVQGTGEAAVFARDQLDALLDLAVAGCAELAAAQRKALDR, from the coding sequence ATGGCACGACCCGATGGACGTACCCACGCGCAGCTACGACCGGTGACGTTGACCCGTAACTGGAGCATGCATCCCGAAGGATCGGTGCTGGTCGAGTTCGGCGAGACGAAGGTGCTCTGCACCGCGAGCGTCACCGAGGGGGTGCCCCGCTGGCGCAAGGGGTCCGGTCTGGGCTGGGTCACCGCCGAGTACGCGATGCTGCCCCGGGCGACCACCACCCGGTCGGACCGGGAGAGCGTCAAGGGCCGGCTCGGCGGCCGCACCCACGAGATCTCCCGGCTGATCGGACGGAGCCTGCGGGCAGCCGTCGACCTGAAGGCACTCGGCGAGAACTCGATCGTGCTCGACTGCGACGTGCTGCAGGCCGACGGCGGTACCCGCACCGCGGCGATCACCGGCGGATTCGTGGCGTTGCACGACGCGGTCAGTTGGCTTGCCGGCCGCAATGCCCTGGCCGGCAAACCGGACCAGGTGATGCGCCGGTCGATCTCGGCGGTCAGCGTCGGGGTCATCGGTGGCGAACCCCGGCTCGACCTGTGTTACCTCGAAGACGTCGCGGCCGACGTCGACATGAACGTGGTCTGCACCGGCGACGGTGACTTCGTGGAGGTGCAGGGCACCGGTGAGGCGGCGGTGTTCGCCCGCGACCAGTTGGACGCCCTGCTGGACCTGGCGGTCGCCGGCTGCGCCGAGCTGGCCGCCGCGCAACGTAAGGCGCTCGACCGGTGA
- a CDS encoding glycosyltransferase family 1 protein: MRVAVVTESFPPDLNGVAHSVVRVAEHLVARGHEPLVIAPAPAAASRTAVERHPYPVVRVPSLPVPVYRSFRLGLPSRRLTEVLTDHAPDVVHLASPFVLGARGLTVARRLRMPTLAVYQTDVAAYARAYHLGWSVATVWRWLREIHNAADRTLAPSTAAAADLTANGIERVRIWGRGIDPVRFDPAHRCESTRRSLAPDGEVLVGYVGRLAAEKRVDLLAETSRLPGVRVVVVGDGPARRELERALPAVRFLGARHGADLARLYASLDVFAHTGPHETFGQTVQEAQASGVPVIVPAAGGPIDLVAPDVTGLLVPPGDGAALAAAVADLVADPARRSRLGRAARAALAGRTWAAIGDELIEHYRAVQDCPGVVARLPVAA, from the coding sequence ATGCGCGTCGCCGTCGTCACCGAGTCCTTCCCACCCGATCTCAACGGGGTGGCGCACTCCGTCGTCCGGGTCGCCGAACACCTGGTCGCCCGGGGGCACGAGCCACTCGTGATCGCACCCGCCCCGGCCGCCGCCAGCCGGACCGCCGTGGAGCGGCACCCGTACCCGGTGGTGCGGGTGCCGAGCCTGCCGGTGCCGGTGTACCGCAGCTTCCGGCTCGGCCTGCCGAGCCGGCGGCTGACCGAGGTACTGACCGACCACGCCCCGGACGTCGTCCACCTGGCCAGCCCGTTCGTGCTCGGCGCGCGCGGTCTGACGGTGGCCCGCCGGCTGCGGATGCCCACCCTCGCGGTCTACCAGACCGACGTGGCCGCCTACGCCCGCGCCTACCACCTGGGGTGGAGCGTGGCTACCGTCTGGCGCTGGCTGCGCGAGATCCACAACGCCGCCGACCGGACACTGGCGCCCTCCACCGCCGCGGCGGCCGATCTCACCGCCAACGGCATCGAACGGGTACGCATCTGGGGTCGGGGGATCGACCCGGTCCGCTTCGACCCGGCCCACCGTTGCGAGTCGACCCGCCGGTCGCTGGCACCCGACGGCGAGGTGCTGGTCGGGTACGTCGGCCGCCTCGCCGCCGAGAAGCGCGTCGACCTGCTCGCCGAGACCAGCCGACTGCCCGGCGTACGGGTGGTGGTGGTCGGTGACGGGCCGGCCCGCCGGGAGCTGGAGCGGGCCCTGCCCGCCGTACGGTTCCTCGGTGCCCGGCACGGAGCCGATCTGGCCCGGCTGTACGCCAGCCTCGACGTCTTCGCCCACACCGGCCCGCACGAGACGTTCGGGCAGACCGTGCAGGAGGCGCAGGCCAGCGGCGTACCGGTGATCGTCCCGGCGGCCGGCGGCCCGATCGACCTGGTGGCGCCGGACGTCACCGGACTGCTGGTGCCGCCCGGCGACGGCGCGGCGCTCGCGGCGGCGGTCGCCGACCTGGTGGCCGACCCGGCGCGGCGCTCGCGGCTGGGCCGGGCCGCGCGGGCGGCACTGGCCGGGCGGACCTGGGCGGCGATCGGCGACGAACTGATCGAGCACTACCGTGCCGTACAGGACTGCCCCGGCGTCGTCGCCCGGCTGCCGGTCGCGGCCTGA